Below is a window of Solanum stenotomum isolate F172 chromosome 7, ASM1918654v1, whole genome shotgun sequence DNA.
ttttattttgtgAGTAATCTTGTCTATCAGGGACCAACACTCAATCTTCTTCCATTTCTTAGGTGACAAGGGGAGTCCTAGGTATTTAATTGTAAACACACCCTCTGAGAATCCAGTTCTGGCTAGGATTTGCGTTTTGACCCTCTCATCTACCCCAGCTAGGTACACATTAGATTTCTCCAAATTGGCCTCTAAACCAGTAGCAACATTGAAGTGAGCTAATGCTTTCATCACTCTATTCACTGAGTCCACATTTCCTTTGCAAAAAATCATCAGATCATCAGCAAATATAAGGTGTGTGAGTTTCAATTTCTTGCACATTGGGTGGTACTTGAAGTCTGGCAATTAACTCATTGTATGTAGTGTTCTAGACAGGTACTCCATCACAAGTACAAACAACAAAAGAGATATTGGATCTCCTTGCCTCAATCCTCTTCTACCTGCAAAAAACCCATGGCTTCCCCCATTTACTTTGACTGAGAGCATGGTGGTTGGTACTCCCAACATAATCCACTTCACAAACTGTCTAGGAAACCCAAAATGAATAAGTACTTCCTCCAGGAATTCCCAGCTAACTATATCATATGCTTTCTTCAAGTCTATCTTCATAAGACATCTAGGAGATGCGTTCTTCAGATTGTAATGTCTCAAGATATCATGGCAAATGAGTACATTATGCATCATTGATCTTCCTTGGACAAAAGCTGATTGGTTCTCTGCAACTATAAGACTAATAGCTGATTTCAGCCTACtacaaattaattttgatatgcACTTGTAAATGGCATTACAACAAGAGATAGGTCTGAATTGACTGGCAAATTCAGGCTTATCAATCTTGGGAATAAGTGCAATACTAGTTGAGTAAATCTGCCTCAGAATCTTGTTGTTCTGGAAAAATTCTAGCACTGCATTTGTAACATCTTCTCCCACAATAGGCCAAGCAAGCTGAtttataatgttgttgttgttgttggagtATCAAATTAAGGGGAAATGCAATATCAAAGCTCATTTTACAAgtaatttggaaaaaaaaatatgaagtagTTAACgtaaaaagttgtttaaaaacactTCAAactttttgataaatatttcaatttttaaaaaactatgtATATGTTGTCCTATATAATGTTAGCTTTCGGTTTATTATCATTCATATATTGcttaactataaaaaataaaacattacaCCATCATCTAATGATgcaatacttaagaaattttagaCTATGacttaatatttttcaaaagactttCAGTTTATTCAA
It encodes the following:
- the LOC125870027 gene encoding uncharacterized protein LOC125870027 yields the protein MEVFLLAWPIVGEDVTNAVLEFFQNNKILRQIYSTSIALIPKIDKPEFASQFRPISCCNAIYKCISKLICSRLKSAISLIVAENQSAFVQGRSMMHNVLICHDILRHYNLKNASPRCLMKIDLKKAYDIVSWEFLEEVLIHFGFPRQFVKWIMLGVPTTMLSVKVNGGSHGFFADFKYHPMCKKLKLTHLIFADDLMIFCKGNVDSVNRVMKALAHFNVATGLEANLEKSNVYLAGVDERVKTQILARTGFSEVFILPQSILKKVDKICRDFLWGSSADKKNVALVACDKMCLPKRQGGLNIKGLVQSQKIYADSKSQTGKYSITKSYQALMDPKPRWNIVELVWTSMAMPKHRFMTWLAVQGRLLTQERKLRLQIQEEDAACCLCEEKVMEANVHLFEDCKWTSDVWQAMHQWTEVPVHNIGIVQVLKNIKGNRLKQFKKEIMAAICGTIIYHTWRARNWRRFRDIYVRKRQ